Within Corvus cornix cornix isolate S_Up_H32 chromosome Z, ASM73873v5, whole genome shotgun sequence, the genomic segment ttctccaggctgagctccccccaactccctcagctgctcctaGTGATCCAgactcttccccagctctgttcctttCTCTGGCCATGCTCCAGACATTGAGTGGCTGGTGCCACTCAATGTCCTTTTTGTcatgaggggcccagagctgcccccaggattcaaggtgtggcctcaggAGTGCCAGCACCGTCCAGAGGgacggtcactgccctggtcctgctgccacaccctggctgggacagcccaggtgccattggccttcttggccacctgggaacacctgggctcatgttcagctgctgtcaccagcatccccagggcctttcccaaTGAGCAGCTTCCCAACCACTGTggcccagcctggagctgcagggggttgttgtgacccaagggcaggacctggcacttcCCCTTGTTTCACCTCATGACATTGGCCACCCATTGATCCCATCAATTCCTCAACCcacaaaatgcaattttttaaaaatccctccCTCGCCCTCccttatttcccttttccctccttttttacCCCAATAACACCCtctatttctcaaaaaaatacaattttttactCCCTCACCTTCTTGTTACTGCAGAATAATTTAAACCTCATTGGGCAGAAAAACCTCGATATCTGGTAATGCCAAATTTTTACATTAGTTTTAGAAAAAACCaccctgtttttctctctgttttcacCTTTTCTGGCCAAAAATTATCTCACGTCATTGGGTGGGGTTGTCCCCTGGGGATGCCTGGATTagtcattttctttcccctttttctgccaaaattataaaataattgaGGGAGGAGCCAGATCTGCTGTCCTGGGattgtgttttcttcacagatttGGGGATAAAACGGAGCTCTTTGGGGATACGGACCTAAGCTGGGGATCAAACAGGGCCGAAGGCAGGTAAGGGCAAAAGTCTATCTGataaatgataattttttttgcaggaaagaCTCCAAAGTGGGAAAATCTACCTGAAAACTCCTCAAactccccctcctctcccctcccccacccaccccagccctgggtCTGGTCCTGGGAGCATTGGGATTGGAAGGTTTGTGAAGGgattctggggagaaaaaggcagGATAGGGGAATGGAACGGAACAAGGGGGGgtgaggggaggaaggaaaggaagaagagagaagaaaagttaaaaataaggaggaaagggaaattggggaaagaagagaggagaaaaaataggGGAAAgggataaaagggaaaaaaatgaggaaaaaaaaaggtgaggaaatgaaaactagggaaagaagggaggaaataGGGGGAAATaccagaaaggggaaaaagagtgAGACAAGGgagaaagagggaggaaaaggaagccagggaggaaggaaaaaagaaaaatgcagaaagtggaggaaaaaaagggataagGGGAtgaaaggataaaaaggaaggagattttacaagtggaagaaaaggaaaaaaaggggaggtAAGGAgtaaaaagggggaaaaggggtagaaaagggaaaaaagatgaagaaatgaaaaagccaAAAGGAGATTTGGATGGAAAAAGGGGATTtagggaaaagaggagaaaatggaaaaattaagcaaaagaaagaagagaatgggtaaaacaaggggaaaagaggaaattacaaaaacatagaaagagaaaaaaaggaaaagggaggaagggggaaagaaaaaaagagggaaagggaaaggagatgcAAAGGTACCTTGGCTGGTGGGGGAAATGATGAGGACAGGAGGTTGCCCACTCTTCTTCAGGAGATGATGAAAATGCCCCCCAAAAGCCAATTTAGGGGTCAAGTACactaaaattcagatttttgaGTAAGTGCAATTAAAATAGTGAATTTGAGGACAGCTTGAGTGAGAAGAACAGATATTGGGGACACATTTGATAAACCATTGATTTTTGGGATGAGTGCAAGGCTGAAACCCACATATTTTTGGGATTTGTGTAAATTATATGTCAAGAAATGAGTGAATTTTGGGAAAATTCTAGTGAGATTTCAAAAAATATGAGGATTTGACTGTTTTCTTACCTTTTGCACCCAGAGCATCATGGACAGCACCCTGGGAAAAGCTGATGTACTGAGATGGTTCTGGATTGTTATGTTCTGGGGTAAGTTGAAACAGGGTGAGGAAATGCCCTAAAAGCTCTAAAATTCCCCTGAAATCATGAGTTTCCTCAAAATAAGGGTTTTCTAGCCCAAAACAAGGATTTCCCAGCCCAAAAGCTCCATCTTTTGCCCAGGGAATTAACTGGGATTTCATCAAATTCACGATTGTTCAAATGGTTTGTTTCTGTGAATGATGATACAACAGATTATTCtaattcattaaatatttgttcagaTCAAAGGACTTTACTCTCCCAACTGGAGAATGAGCGTATGAAAAATTCATCAAATCACTGATCAAATTAACACTCCATCAAATCAGTGATCTAACAAATTAAAAGTCCATAAAATCAATCAAGTACAACAAATCCATAACCTATTAAATCAATAATCCATCAGATCAATgctaatttaaatatttttctccaaaataataTCCCATCAAATCAAATCGATAGTCCGTAAAATTAATAAACTGGCAAATCAAAATCAATGATCCACGAAATTAACACTCCATCAAATCAATAGTCTGCCCACTAAAAAGTCCATTAATTTATTAATCCATTGACTCAAAAGTCCATTGGCTCAATAATCTATTGAATCAATAATACATGAAATCAATGTTCCATCAAATTAATGGTCTAGCAAATGAAATCAAAGGTCTATCAGATTGAAAGTCCATCAAACCAATAATTTATCTAATCATTGAGCCATCAATTTAATAATCAATTGAATCGATAATCCATCAAATTGATCAAGTTGTTGAATCAGTAGTCCACAAAATCAATAATCTATCAATCAGTGATCCATGAAATCAATTGTCCATCAAACCAGTAATCCATCAAATCAATCAAATCTCCATCAAATCAATAATATATCAAATTAGCcactcctctccttctcccccccagctctcctccATGCTCCCAGCATCACCTCTGAGATGTCACCACCTCACCTGGGTGATGAGTTCCTGGTGGCCTTCCTGCAGAATGGTGACCAACGTACCCTTCGTAGCGACTTCCGCCTCCTCCTTCTCACTGGGCCCTCCCCGTCCACCACTGCCACCATCTCCATGAAGAGACCTGGATTACGGATGACggtgcaggcagctgccaaCCAACCAGTCCTGGTGAAGATCCCACCCCAAGCAGAGATGATGGGAAGCcaaatttttgaaaatgccGTGGTGGTGAAGACCACTGCTGCCGTCACCGCAGTGATGGTCAATGACAAACCCACAGCAGCTGACTCTGCTGTCATTATCCCAGTCCACAGGTGGGGGACGGAATACCACGTGGTCACTCCCAACCCCGGCCCCACCCGCTATGCCCAGTTTGTGGTGGCTGCTTGGGATCAACCCACCACAGTCAACATTCATCTCAACACTGACGTCACCTTCCGTGGACGGCTGCACCGACGTGGCTCCACCCTCACCATCCCGCTGGAGCCATTCCAAGCAGCGCAGATCCAGAGTGCAGCCGATCTTTCCGGAACACGGGTGGTGGCACAGAGGCCCGTGGCCATCTTCAGCGGTCTCACCTGTGTGGGCAGGTTGAGCCGCTGTGATCATGTCGTGGAACAGCTCCACCCGATCAGCCAATGGGGAAAATCCTTCCTTGTGCCACCAGTGCCCTTCCAGGGCCAATCCAACCTTGTCTACATCACTGCTGCCCAACCAACACGTGTCACGGGTCATGGTGAGGTCACTGAGACCACGCGAGAGATACAACCCAACCATGCACTGCTCTATGGCACCCAATCCCCGCTGGGCTTGTTCCTCACTTCTGAAGCTGGTGTCCAGGTTTTTCTGTTGGGCAGTGGCAGCAATAGCGGTGCAGTGACCTTTGAGCCATTTTTTGTCAACATCCCAGACATCACCGGTTACTGCAACTCCTACAGTGTCGTTGCACTGGAGGGGTATGACAACCGCATCCTGCTGGTGGCCAAGACAGCAGAAACTTCTGGAATACTGCTGAACCAGAGGCCGTTAGGGAGTGTGGCGTGGGAGCCGATCCCTGGGACAGAATATTCATGGATTGGGATAAATTTAGGAAGCGGATTTGGAATCCATCGTGTGGCGCATGAGACAGCGGCATTTGGGGTGTGGAATGTCGGGATGGGAGAGGGGAAGCGCTATGGAGCGGAGGGAGCTTGTGACAGTGGTGAGTGGAGTGACTTTGATATGAATAAATGATCTAGAATTATAGAGATATCAATAACAGATAGttataataattaaatacatGTAATCATCCAAATGAcaaaaatcaattaaataaaaaataatagtacTACATAATAATATTATATTTTAGTAATATATATTATATGATActatataatattatataatataatagtaacattttaagaaaatactaaTGTACAAACATATAGGAATAATAGTAAAAAACTAAATGTaatgtattaaataaataaataagaatcaATGGAGAAATACATAGATAATACATAAAAATCGCTAtctaaaatataaacatataataaatataaatatctaaatattggagataaatgtatataaaataacaTGTCTGtgataaatttatatttatacattATTTAGAATTGTAtacatttattatattttgaataaTTCTGTATGATAGAAATACATAAGCAATACGTGGATAAATAATTCTTATCTAAACAAATATAGAAATAATATATagatacttaaaaataatacagaaaaacataaGTGTAATTACAAATCAGacataaaaaaattcaaaatatataaacatagaCATATCAATAATATAAtcaattaatataatttaatccCCTGTCACTAATAAACCCACAGACCCCTGCCAGCAGGTGCATTGCCGCCCCAAGGAGAGCTGTCACCTGGACAAGGGTGCGCCCACCTGCCGCCACGACTACCTGGGCACCTGCACaggctccccatccctgcagtaCCACACCTTTGATGGAGCATCTGTGTCCACCCGTGGTGGATGCAAGTACACCCTGGCCAGGTATTGTGGGAACGACCCTACCCTGCAGTACTTCGCCGTGGAGGAGCAACGGAGCCAGGATCGCTCCGAGGATCCATTGGCCAATGTCTACATCTATGCCTACAATGTCTCCATCCGTGCTGGTGAGGACAGGGCCATCCAGGTGAGTTTCCCCAGGTATTGGATCTATTGTTCCCAATAAAACCATTTGTTCCAAGTGGATTAAAATTTATGGGTGAGTTTGACCTtcaaaaaatgaggaaaaacaccaaaaaaggTGGAAGAGGATAAATCATTGCAGTGTTGATATTGGCATTAAAAAGGAAGTAGAAGTGCCACACCTATGgaatttggggaattttttccATTCCCAATCAATTTTCCAGGTGGGATGTGATTTCTTCCAAACTTGGTCTCTGTACAAACAAAATTAGCTCAGAAGATAGAGAAAATGGTTCCAATTCGGGGTTTGAGCTTTTCTTGGTGTGAATGTCCAGGAATTAGGGCAAAAATTCTGATTTGTAATGCAAACTGATcattcacaaaataatttctccctCTGTTTGTATCTATGTGGTTTTTATGTCGTTGGAAACCACCTGCTGAGTTTTAACCCTCCTCCTCCAcatcctcccctccccacaAGGTTAACAACAAACCCACTGATCTTCCAGCCAGcctggaagagggaaaaatccagattttccAGAATGATGGTCGGACCATCCTCCAGACAGATTTTGGGCTGCAGGTGACCTATGATGAGGACCAGGTTATCATGGTGGCAGTGCCTAGCAGCTATTTTGGGGCCAGCTGTGGCCTCTGTGGCAACTTCAATGAGGATACAGATGATGAAGCAATGGTTCCCAATGGTATTCCTGGTGAAGGTGGTGAGGATTGGGCAGAAAGTTGGAGAGATCCCTCATGCCAGGAAGATTGTGGAGGCCAGGAGACTGCACAGGGCACAGAGGGCTGTGGTGAGTTCATGGGGGGAATCTGCAAGGGTCTTGGGGTAGGGAGAAAATACTCAGCTGTGGGTATTGGCCTATAGCAATGGTTGTAGGCATCAACACAATCAATGTGTCTTTTCACCCCGAAACATCCCAAAATCCACCTATCTACTTGATCTGACCCCAGGTGTCCATAACACATGGAATTATACCAGCATTTTCCTGGAGGCTATCCCTTCTTGGTGTCTCATGGACTCCACAAACCTTGTAGGTATCAACATAACGAATGGGGAAGGAACCACCCCAAAATCTACCTGATCTCACTCCAGCTCCCCAAAACCGAGGGAATTATGCTGAGATTTTTCCTGAGGGCTGTCCCTGTGGGGTGTCCAGTTTGTTTTAGGTGTCAATGTAACCAACACCTCCCTTACAGGGAAGGCTTGCATTAGTTGGTTCTCCCTAAAACACTCCTAACCTCCCTGATTTGACTTCAGGTGTCCACAACACATGGAATTGCACTAGGGCTTTCCTGAGGACCATCCCTGTATGGTGTCTCACAGACTCTTAAATCCCTTGTAGGCATCAAGGCAACCAAAAACCCCAGCACCACTGCCTCTTCTTGTTTCCACAACAATCGCTCCTACAAGCTCCATGAGGAATTTTGGGAAGATGGGAGCTGCCGGAAGCGGTGTCGGTGTGAGGGTTCAGGGACAGTGACTTGTAAGCCAGGGGGATGTAGATCCCATGAGAAGTGTGTCATGGTTAATGGCATCGCCAAGTGTACACCCAACAAGCACTACACCTGCATCGGGACGGGTGACCCACACTACACCACATTTGATGGGGTGAGGTTTGACTTCCAAGGCTCCTGCATCTACCAGTTTGCCGCCCTCTGCACCCCCAAGCCCACACTGGTGCCCTTCAATGTCACCGTGGAAAACAACCACCGCGGCAGCCGTGCTGTGTCCTTCACCAAGACCGTCAACCTGGAGGTCTATGGGAGTGTCATCAGCATGAGCCAGGAGCACCCACGAAAGGTCAAGGTGGGCAACCACTCAAGGAATACTTTTCACCCCCAAATTCCctcaaaaaatccttttcatcACCAAATTCCCTCatattcccctttttttctgttctaattaTCTTTCTCCCACCaaagtctttatttttccccctgaagTATCCTTTTTTATGCCAAATTCTCCATTTTCCCCCAGATTCCCCCTTTTTTCACCcaaatccccctttttttcccccaaatccccTTTATCTCcccaaatgcctttttttaccACGTATTCCTTTTTACTCCTCTactcccccctttccccccaaaTTGCTCGTTTCCCCCcaatttccccttttcccccaaaattcCCCAATTTGCCCCtcaaattgttcttttttcctgcaaaatccccttctcatgaaaatatttccttttctcccctaaAATTCCTCTTCATTTGTCCATAAATTCTCCCCTTTTCTGCCTAAGTACTCTTCTTTTCACTCAAATCCCCCTTTTATCTCTCAAATACTACTCTTCCCCCCAAAATCACCTCTTTCCCCACAAAATCCTAATTCCCCCAATCCTCTTAGTTCCCCCAAATCATGTATTTTCCCTGAAATTCCCCCACTTTTTCCCAACAAATCTGCCTTTCCCCTCTAAATccaactttttctttcaaattccctctttttctgcCAAATTCCTATTTTTCCCCAGactcccccttttcccccaaaaattctccttttttcttaaataccatttttcccccaaattcccATTTTTTGGTCAAATTCCcgttttttttcttcccagcttcCTCCTTTACCCTCCAAATGAccccttttcccccaaatttccattttttccctcaaaatacccttttttaccccaaatttccctttttatgctcaaattttcccttttgtccCCAGTTCccatttcttcctcaaaaatctttctttttcaaatcaTCCCTTTCCCCCCAAATTTAACTGTTTTCCCACAAATTCCCCCTTCTTTCCCAAATTCCccattttttccacaaaaatccCCAATACCCCagattctcctttttttccctgaaaacccCCACTCTTCCCCCCAAATTACCTTTTTACCACTAAACTCCAAATTTAACCCCAAATAATAGTAAGTATATagtatattaaaaacaaattaaaatataaaaataattccaataaaaatgcaaaaataaataaataagaatgaaaagaataaagataaaaatgaaagcaaataaaaagtcaataagaagaaataaatgtaaaaagaaaaagatagaattaaaaatataaagtaaataaaaataaaattgtaatataaacagaaatacaaTAACCAAATAAAACTACCAAACTATGATTTCAAACCTCTTCCTTCCTGTCTCCACCCCTTGTCTCCCTCCCGCTCCTGCAGGTGGATGGCGCCTTTGTGTCCCTCCCCTTCACCCATCCCCACTTTTCCGTGTTCTACCGTGGTGTCCATGGCTTTGTCACCACTGACTTCGGTGTCACTGTCACCTTTGACTGGTACAGCTACGCCCGTGTTATCCTCCCCACCACCTACTCTGGTGCCGTCTGCGGTCTCTGTGGCAATGCCAATGGTGACCCTGATGATGACTTTGTCACCCCCGGTGGCCACCGCGCCTCCGATGAGACCCATCTGGGTGACAGCTGGAAGGTTGGGGATGTCCCCGGGTGCTCAGCTGGTTGTGGCACAGAGTGCCCAGTGTGTGATGCAGTGCAGGTGCAGCCATACCGTGGAGACAGGTACTGTGGGGTGATCTCCCGAGCAGGGGGACCCTTCCAGGAATGTCACCGTGTCATCAACCCGGAGCCGTTCCTGCAGGACTGTGCCTTCGATGCCTGTCACTACAAGGGACACCGTGACACTGTGTGTCAGGGTGTCTCTGCCTATGTCACCGCATGCCAGAGTCAAGGGGTGAATGTGGGGATGTGGAGGACAGCAGAGTTCTGCGGTGAGtgtgggtgggatgggggaaaatggggccctccctcccttcctcccttcctcccttcctcccttcctccctccctcccttccttccttcctccctccctccctccttcccttccttccttcctcccttccttccttccttccttccttccttccttccttccttccttccttcctccctccctcccttccttcctccctccctcccttcctcccttcctcccttcctcccttcctctctcccttcctcccttcttccttacctcccttcctccctcccttgttcccctttcccttcctccctccgTCTTCATGCCCTcccttcctccatccctcctttcTTCCTACCTTCCTTGAGGGACTCCCCTTCCCTTCGGATATTCCCCTCactccctcttttcttctgtttttttccccagctctttCCTGCCCCCCTCACTCCCACTATGAGCTCTGTGGGAGCCCCTGCCAGCCCACCTGCCACACCCCCTCCGTCCCCTCTTCCTGTTCCACATCTCCTTGCTCCGAGGGCTGTTTCTGCAACACCGGTTATGTCCTCAGCGGCTCCGACTGTGTCCCCCACTCCGAGTGTGGCTGTGAGTACCTTGGTCACTACTATCAGAAGGACACTGAGTTTTACCCCACATGCCGGGAACGCTGCCACTGCAGGACCAACGGCACAGTGACTTGCCAGGAGGCCTTCTGTGGTGCCCACGAGGAGTGCCGGGTGGAAGATGGCGTGTTGGGATGTCACCCCACCGGTTATGGCCGGTTGGTTGTGTCGGGCGACCCCCACTATGTCACCTTTGATGGACGCACATTTAATATCCCGGGATCCTGCACCTACATCCTGGCACGGGTGTGCGAGCCGGCACGACGATTGGTCAACTTCACGGTGTTGGTGGAGCATGAGGCAGGCAGTCACGGTGACCCAGTGCTGATGAAGAGGGTGGTGGTATCCATCCATGGGTACACCGTCACCATGGAGCGGGAACGGAGGTGGGAGGTGACGGTAAGTCTGGAGACCCCCACAGTGATGTGGGGGTGATGATGAAGAGGGTGGTGGTGTCCATCCGTGGGTACAGTGTCAACTGCGGAGGGGATCCAGTGATTCCCATGGTAATGCTATGATTATAAGGAGGGTGGGTGTTTCCCTCCACATCTACACTGTCACCATGGAGTGGGTGTGGTGACTCTATACTGCGTGTTACACGTGTCACCCTGTCCCCATTCCAGGTGGACTCGGAGCGGTACACCCTCCCACTGGTGACAGAGAACAAGAACCTCCGCATTGGCCAAGAGGGGAATAACATCATCCTCCACACTGCCGCAGGAGTCCGCATTCTGTACAACACAGTCACCTTCCTCCTCATCACTGTCCCCGACGTCTACCGTGGCCGGCTGTGCGGCTTGGGCGGTGACTATGACGGGGACCCCAGTGACGACTTCCGGCTGCCCAACGGGGTGCTGGCAGGAACCACTCAGGAATTTGTCACCTCCTGGAAGGTTCCAGAGAAGGACAGAGCATGCACTGATGGCTGTGACAATGGCGTGTGCAGCAGGTGTGATGTTGCCAGTGAGGTGACATATGGCAGGAACGGATCCTGTGGCATCATCCGTGACGCAGAAGGGCCGTTCCGGGGGTGCCACCCACGTGTCAGCCCTGTGGAGTATTTCACTCACTGCGTTCATGACGTCTGTGCTGCCAGAGGGGACCACACTGCCTTGTGCCATGCGCTACAGGCGTACACCGCCGCTTGCCAGGCCGCTGGTGCTACAGTTGAAGCGTGGAGGACAAAGGACTTCTGCCGTAAGCCAGGAAGAAGTTCCTCACTCTGGGTCCTGTTTCCCTCAAAAGCCATATTTTCtcctagaaaaaaacccctaaaaatttgggaaaaaaaatccctcaagaCTGGGAAAATTAGTTTTTGAGAGAACTTCCCCCAGCTGAGgaaaatttttctcattttagaaaatgttccctcaaattttgaaaaagttCCCCCGAGTTTCAAAAAAATCTTCGTGTTTTGCAAAAATTCCTTCAAATTTTAGGAAAAGTCAtccaatattaaaaaaacctttaaaaagtgaaaaaaatttcagatatCAAAAAAGCCTTCGATTTTTGAAAGAATTCActcaaattttagaaaaattcccctctgttttgaaaaaaacatcCTCCCATTActcaaaaattcctttaaaatttggAAGTTCTCCCTCAACTTTGATTAAAACCTTCCAATTGTGAAAAAAGcctcaaaatctgaaaaaattgctcaccattttgaaaaataatcaaattttgaaaaattgcttCCAACTTTGAACTTCTTTCCTCTAATTTCGTAAAACACCTTTCcgttttgaaaaaaatttgcagaaaGACTTCcaattttgggaaaaaagctcaaatttcatgaaaaaaaaacccaacatttttgAAGAAACTACCCAATTTTGGTAAAATGAATaacattttactgaaaacacTCCACTATGGAGGAATAATGCCAATTAGGAATGGTGACctcaaacttaaaaaaaccacaacccaattttgagaagaaaaaaaacccagtttttaTGAAAATGCCAAAACTAATAACTAATaaactaaaacaaataaaagcctcccattttgaaaaataatcccTCACAACTGTGGAATTGTCCCAACaatgctgttttttccctttttccccagcACTGTCCTGCCCCCCAAACAGCCACTACGAGCTCTGCACTCGCACCTGTGACCTCACCTGTGCTGCTCTTGTGGGCCCTGCCCCCTGCACCTGGGGGTGCTTTGAGGGGTGTCAGTGTGACGAGGGGTTTGTCTTCGATGGGGACACCTGCGTGTCACCCGAGCGCTGCGGCTGCCTCCACAGGGGACGCTACCTCAAGGTAAGGTGACTGGGCAGGTGACATCTGAGGCTTGGGACTGGTGGACTTATTTTGCTGGGAATCAGGTTGGGGGTTGGGCTGCCCCATCTAGAAAGTCCCAGAGggtttgggggggaaaaaaagggcaattAACAGCAAAAAGGACaatcagcagggaaaaaaaagggcaattaGCAAGGGACTAGCCTGGAAAAGTGAATTAATAATTAATGAGGGAAAAGGAACAATTAATGGTGAAAAAGGAcaaataacaggaaaaatttGTGATTAGCAGGGAAAAAGTTACCATGAACTGGTTGAGTTGCCCAAAGTCCCCCAAATCCACCTGAATTTCTCACTCTCTAGGATTTTCCCCCTTGGAAGTTGGGAAATTCCCCCAAAATTTGGGAGATGGGGCTTTAAAACCTGCGTTATTTCCTGTTCCAGCAGGTGAGATTGTCACCTTCAACAACTGCTCCAAGGAATGCCACTGTCACCCATCACGGGGACTGGTGTGCCGGGACACACAGTGTCCCCAGGACCAGGTGTGTGTCACCCGTGATGGGGCACAGGTGTGTGCCAGGAGTGAAGGGCACTGCCGGGTCATGCCTGGAGCCACCTTGACCACCTTTGATGGCATCATCGGGCCCCTGTTGGCCAGTGGCACCTACAAGGTGTCAGCCCTCTGCGATGAGGAGGCGCCAGATTGGTTCAAGGTGGTGATGGAGGTCAGCAACTGTCGTGACACAAATGTCCCTGCGGCCACAGCTGCCATCGTCTTCGTCCGTGAGGGCGTTGTCAGCGTCAACAGCAACATGGAGGTGTGGGTGAGTGGGGCAGGTGAGG encodes:
- the LOC104698011 gene encoding IgGFc-binding protein-like isoform X2, producing the protein MDSTLGKADVLRWFWIVMFWALLHAPSITSEMSPPHLGDEFLVAFLQNGDQRTLRSDFRLLLLTGPSPSTTATISMKRPGLRMTVQAAANQPVLVKIPPQAEMMGSQIFENAVVVKTTAAVTAVMVNDKPTAADSAVIIPVHRWGTEYHVVTPNPGPTRYAQFVVAAWDQPTTVNIHLNTDVTFRGRLHRRGSTLTIPLEPFQAAQIQSAADLSGTRVVAQRPVAIFSGLTCVGRLSRCDHVVEQLHPISQWGKSFLVPPVPFQGQSNLVYITAAQPTRVTGHGEVTETTREIQPNHALLYGTQSPLGLFLTSEAGVQVFLLGSGSNSGAVTFEPFFVNIPDITGYCNSYSVVALEGYDNRILLVAKTAETSGILLNQRPLGSVAWEPIPGTEYSWIGINLGSGFGIHRVAHETAAFGVWNVGMGEGKRYGAEGACDSDPCQQVHCRPKESCHLDKGAPTCRHDYLGTCTGSPSLQYHTFDGASVSTRGGCKYTLARYCGNDPTLQYFAVEEQRSQDRSEDPLANVYIYAYNVSIRAGEDRAIQVNNKPTDLPASLEEGKIQIFQNDGRTILQTDFGLQVTYDEDQVIMVAVPSSYFGASCGLCGNFNEDTDDEAMVPNGIPGEGGEDWAESWRDPSCQEDCGGQETAQGTEGCGIKATKNPSTTASSCFHNNRSYKLHEEFWEDGSCRKRCRCEGSGTVTCKPGGCRSHEKCVMVNGIAKCTPNKHYTCIGTGDPHYTTFDGVRFDFQGSCIYQFAALCTPKPTLVPFNVTVENNHRGSRAVSFTKTVNLEVYGSVISMSQEHPRKVKVDGAFVSLPFTHPHFSVFYRGVHGFVTTDFGVTVTFDWYSYARVILPTTYSGAVCGLCGNANGDPDDDFVTPGGHRASDETHLGDSWKVGDVPGCSAGCGTECPVCDAVQVQPYRGDRYCGVISRAGGPFQECHRVINPEPFLQDCAFDACHYKGHRDTVCQGVSAYVTACQSQGVNVGMWRTAEFCALSCPPHSHYELCGSPCQPTCHTPSVPSSCSTSPCSEGCFCNTGYVLSGSDCVPHSECGCEYLGHYYQKDTEFYPTCRERCHCRTNGTVTCQEAFCGAHEECRVEDGVLGCHPTGYGRLVVSGDPHYVTFDGRTFNIPGSCTYILARVCEPARRLVNFTVLVEHEAGSHGDPVLMKRVVVSIHGYTVTMERERRWEVTVDSERYTLPLVTENKNLRIGQEGNNIILHTAAGVRILYNTVTFLLITVPDVYRGRLCGLGGDYDGDPSDDFRLPNGVLAGTTQEFVTSWKVPEKDRACTDGCDNGVCSRCDVASEVTYGRNGSCGIIRDAEGPFRGCHPRVSPVEYFTHCVHDVCAARGDHTALCHALQAYTAACQAAGATVEAWRTKDFCPLSCPPNSHYELCTRTCDLTCAALVGPAPCTWGCFEGCQCDEGFVFDGDTCVSPERCGCLHRGRYLKAGEIVTFNNCSKECHCHPSRGLVCRDTQCPQDQVCVTRDGAQVCARSEGHCRVMPGATLTTFDGIIGPLLASGTYKVSALCDEEAPDWFKVVMEVSNCRDTNVPAATAAIVFVREGVVSVNSNMEVWVNGLFTQPPTTISDSVTVTSSHGNVTITHRSGMSVIITQDGEATITVTSGLASRLCAPCGNFNGNPRDDLKLPDGRDARSVGEVVDMWKSRDFAGCD